The Acutalibacter muris genomic sequence ACACACTATGAAAAATTTTGGCTTCGGCCTGATGCGCCTGCCCACCACCGACCCGGCCAATGCCGCTGCTATTGACGTGGAGCAGGTCAAGAAGATGGTAGACCTTTTCATCGAAAAAGGCTTCACCTACTTCGACACCGCCTGGATGTACTGCGGCTTCCAGAGCGAGCCCACGGTAAAGGAGGTGCTCACCAGCCGCCACCCTAGAAACAAGTTCACTCTGGCGACAAAGCTGAACGCCGCCTTTTTTGATTCCCTGGAGGGCAGGGACGAGGTTTTCAACCAGCAGCTGGAAAAGACCGGTGCGGGCTATTTCGACTATTACCTGCTCCACGGCATCGACGGAAATTCCTATCCCAAATTCGAGAAGTTTGACTGCTTTCACTGGATGGTGGAGAAAAAGGCCCATGGCCTGATAAAAAGCCCTGGCTTCTCCTTCCATGGCGACGCCCCGCTGCTGGACGAAATCCTGACAAAGCACCCGGAGATGGAGTTTGTCCAGCTTCAAATCAACTATCTGGACTGGGACAGCCAGTGGATACAGTCCAGGGCCTGCTATGAGGTGGCGGTCAAGCACAATAAGCCTGTCATCGTTATGGAGCCGGTCAAGGGCGGTACGTTGGCAAGGGTGCCGGAGGATGTGGAGAAGCTCTTTAAGGAGTACGCGCCTGACGCGTCGCCCGCGTCCTGGGCCGTGCGGTTTGCCGCCAGCCTGCCCGGTGTGATGATGGTGCTTTCCGGCATGAGCAATCTCCAGCAGATGGAGGATAATCTCAGCTTTATGGAGAACTTCCAGCCGCTGACCGGGGAGGAGAAGGCCATGGTGTTCAAGGCGGCAGACATCATAAACAGCCAGATTGCCGTGCCCTGCACCGGATGCTCCTACTGCACAGAGGGCTGTCCCCAGAAGATCGCCATCCCCCAGTATTTCTCCTTGTACAACGAGGATATGCGGGAGCATCTGGAGGAGAAGGGCTGGACGGTAAATTTCAGCAACTATGCCAACCTGACGGAGAAATTCGGCAAGGCGGCAGACTGCGTAGCCTGCGGTCAGTGCGAGGAGATGTGCCCCCAGCACCTGCCAATCATCGAAAAGCTGAAAGAAGTTTCGGCGCATTTTGACCACTGAAAGCCATGTATTCAACGGGGCGGAACAGGCGGACCATACCTGTCCCGCTCTATTTTTCAAGATAAGGAGGTTCAGCTATGAACCAGCCCTCTGCGGCAAAAGAAAACCCCATGGGATACGCCCCCATGGCCAAACTTATCCTGACCACGGGCATCCCACTAATGCTCAGCCTGCTCATCAATTCCCTCTACAATTTTGTGGATTCCGTTTTCGTTTCACGGGTGTCTGAGGATGCGTTGACCGCCCTCTCTCTGGCGGCGCCCATCCAAACGCTGGTGTCAGCCCTGGGGCTGGGGAACGCGGTAGGATTAAACGCCGTTATCTCCAAAGCCCTGGGCGAACGCCGTCCGGAAAAGGTACGCAGGGCCGCAGACGCCGCTATTTTCATTGCGCTGTGTTCCTGGGGCGTGATCGTGGTGATGTGCCTGGCGCTGGTGGGGCCTTACTTCGAATGGCAGTCCGGCGGCAACGAGGCCATTGCGAAATATGGGAGGGACTACCTGACCATCTGTATGCTGTTCTCCTTCGGGCAGATGGGCCAGTGGGTATTTGACCGGTACGTCATTGCCAGCGGGCGTTCCAGCCTGTTCCTGTTCACCCTTTCGGCGGCGTCCGTCACCAACCTGATTCTGGACCCCATCTTTATCTTTGGTTATTTCGGCCTGCCGCGGATGGAGACCATGGGGGCGGCCATCGCCACCGTGATAGGCCAGTGCATGGGGATGCTGGCGGGGATTTTCATCAACCGCCGGTGGAACCCGGAAATATCCTTTGGTTTCACTTTGCGCCCGGATTTTGGCAGTGTGAAAGCCATCTTGAAGGTGGGGGTACCATCTACCTTGGTGCAGGTACTGACCTCCTTCGTCAGCATGGTGATGAACACGATCTTGCTGGGGTTTTCCTCCACGGCAGTGGCGGTATACGGCGTGTGCATACGCATTTTCGGCATATCGACTGTGGGGGTGCATGGCATCGACAACGGCCTGATCCCCATCGTGGCCTACAATTATGGCGCGGGCAAAAAAGAGCGCATCTCCCAGGCGGTAAAGTGGGCGATGATCTACTCCGCGTTATTCTTTCTGTTGTTCTTTGCGGTGCTGGAAATTGCCCCCGCGCTGGTACTGCAAATTTTTGAAACCTCTGAGCATATGCGCCAGATCGCCGTCCCCGCCCTGCGCATTTTGACCGTGTCCTGGCTGGCGTCCATCCCGAGCCTGGTGCTGGCGGCGTCCTTCCAGGGATTCTCCCTGGGCACCTACAGCATGGTGCTGACCATGACCCGCCAGGCCATACTGCCGGTGGCGTTCGCGCTGCTTTTGCAGTTTTTCGGGAACTTGAATCTGATCTGGCTTGGGTTCATTCTGGCGGAATTAGCGGGGATTCCCTTGGCGCTGGTTTTGTGGAAAAAAGCCTGGCGTGGAGTATTTTAGGTGAGAACAGAAAGAAGCTGGCGGTTAAAAGATTTCATAACCGCCAGCTTCTTTCTTTTTGCCTCTTTATCCCCGTTTCTTCCAGTACACCCCATGGAACAAGCACCCCATCAAAGTAGACGCCCCCGCCAGCGCGTAGGTCAGCACATACCCCGCCCCGGCGGAGACCGCGCCCCAAATGGCCGCGCCTGCGCCGTTGCCGATGTCGCCCATGAGCATGAAGATGGTGCTGGCCAGTCCCCGGCGCTCGCTGGGCACGGCAAGCATGACTTCCACCTGCAAAAGTTGGGTGACCGCCGTGATACCCACGCCCACCAGCACGGCAGAGAGCATCATCAGCGCCAGGTTGTAGGCCACTGCAATCAGCCCTGTGCCCAGCCCGCACAGGATAATGCCGAACAGGATGCAGGTGCGCTTGGGTATGTAAGTGATTGCCCGGCCTACGGTCAAGCGGGAGACGATGACCGCCAGGTTGTTCACCAGAAAATAGAGACTGATTTGTTCAATGCCTCTCTCCAGGCCGCAGGGGGTGAGGAAGCTCATGATGGAGGAATTGCCTATGTAAATGAACAGGCTTATCATGGAGGGCAGCAGCACCAAGGTCAGGAAAACCTTATCCAAGCGCAGGCCAATTTTGGGCTTGGATTCGCCCTTCTCGGGCTGAACGGGGCGCTGGTAGTGTTCTTTGATGGGCAGGGTCAGAGCGAAGGAGAGAACCCCCATCACCACCGCCGACCAGAACATGGCCTCCGGGCCGAGGTTGTTATAAATCGCAAGGCCGATTGTAGGCGTCACCGCAAACACCAGGGAGCTGCTGATGCCGAAGAATCCCATGGCGTCCACCAGCAGATCCTCCGGGGAGATGTCGGCTATCATGGTGGGCGGCACCGGGAAGAAGATGCCCTGGGTAAAGCCGTGGATTACCCGCAGGGCGAACAGGACGTTCAAATCTTTAGTGAAGCAGAAGGCCAGGGCGTTCAGCGCGTAAAGCCCGCTGCCGATGACCAGCAGTTTCTTGCGGCCTATCTTGTCGATAAGCGGAGCGACCACCACACGGGTGGCCATGCCCAGCAGGGTCAGGCCGGTCATCATCATGCCGGTAAGGGCGTTGGTGCCGCCCAAGTCCAGTACATAGACCGGCAGCAGTGAAATGAAGATGCTGTTGGTGTAGGACGCAATGGAACAGACCAGCAGCACCAGGATAAAGTCTCGGTTCCACAAGCGCCGGGAAAACATTTTTGCGAACACAATACCCCTCCAAAATAATATCACATCTTTGCCAATTCGTCCACAAACGGTTCCATGCTGTCAAACACTGGCGTTGCCATGTCGCGCAGGCGGGGCATGAGCCGGGTCAGCGGCACCTGGGGCAACAGGAAGGCGCTATATTTCTGCTGGTTCGTCCGCAGCCAGCGCTCGAAATATTGGTCTGCCAGCTCGGTACTACCGGTTTCCGCAAGGCAGTTTTTAGCAGCTTCTACGCAGACGGGTTCAACTTCTATGTTCTTTCCTACCTGCCGGGCGGCAAATTCTACTGCCAACTTGGTGGGGCCAAGAGCTGCGGTATTCATGGCCGCCACTGCAATTTCGCCTCCCTCTGGGGTGACCGCCACGGCGCGCCGGGCCAGCACATCATCATAGACCAAAATGGGCAGCGCCACGCTCTCCTGCACTTTTTCGATACCGCCTTTGATTTGGTTGCATAGCAGGCCGATGCTCCCGCATCCTGCATCTATCAGTTTGTTGAAGTCGCCTGCCAGAATTTCATTTACCTTGTCATTTACCGTATTCCCCGCCGCCTCGAAGTGCTCCCACAGGCAGCC encodes the following:
- a CDS encoding MFS transporter, which translates into the protein MFAKMFSRRLWNRDFILVLLVCSIASYTNSIFISLLPVYVLDLGGTNALTGMMMTGLTLLGMATRVVVAPLIDKIGRKKLLVIGSGLYALNALAFCFTKDLNVLFALRVIHGFTQGIFFPVPPTMIADISPEDLLVDAMGFFGISSSLVFAVTPTIGLAIYNNLGPEAMFWSAVVMGVLSFALTLPIKEHYQRPVQPEKGESKPKIGLRLDKVFLTLVLLPSMISLFIYIGNSSIMSFLTPCGLERGIEQISLYFLVNNLAVIVSRLTVGRAITYIPKRTCILFGIILCGLGTGLIAVAYNLALMMLSAVLVGVGITAVTQLLQVEVMLAVPSERRGLASTIFMLMGDIGNGAGAAIWGAVSAGAGYVLTYALAGASTLMGCLFHGVYWKKRG
- a CDS encoding MATE family efflux transporter, translated to MNQPSAAKENPMGYAPMAKLILTTGIPLMLSLLINSLYNFVDSVFVSRVSEDALTALSLAAPIQTLVSALGLGNAVGLNAVISKALGERRPEKVRRAADAAIFIALCSWGVIVVMCLALVGPYFEWQSGGNEAIAKYGRDYLTICMLFSFGQMGQWVFDRYVIASGRSSLFLFTLSAASVTNLILDPIFIFGYFGLPRMETMGAAIATVIGQCMGMLAGIFINRRWNPEISFGFTLRPDFGSVKAILKVGVPSTLVQVLTSFVSMVMNTILLGFSSTAVAVYGVCIRIFGISTVGVHGIDNGLIPIVAYNYGAGKKERISQAVKWAMIYSALFFLLFFAVLEIAPALVLQIFETSEHMRQIAVPALRILTVSWLASIPSLVLAASFQGFSLGTYSMVLTMTRQAILPVAFALLLQFFGNLNLIWLGFILAELAGIPLALVLWKKAWRGVF
- a CDS encoding aldo/keto reductase — translated: MKNFGFGLMRLPTTDPANAAAIDVEQVKKMVDLFIEKGFTYFDTAWMYCGFQSEPTVKEVLTSRHPRNKFTLATKLNAAFFDSLEGRDEVFNQQLEKTGAGYFDYYLLHGIDGNSYPKFEKFDCFHWMVEKKAHGLIKSPGFSFHGDAPLLDEILTKHPEMEFVQLQINYLDWDSQWIQSRACYEVAVKHNKPVIVMEPVKGGTLARVPEDVEKLFKEYAPDASPASWAVRFAASLPGVMMVLSGMSNLQQMEDNLSFMENFQPLTGEEKAMVFKAADIINSQIAVPCTGCSYCTEGCPQKIAIPQYFSLYNEDMREHLEEKGWTVNFSNYANLTEKFGKAADCVACGQCEEMCPQHLPIIEKLKEVSAHFDH